The sequence AGATCCGGCGTGAAGAGGAACATACAGGCTCAGATCCAGAACCTCGAGGACCGCTACGGCGCGCCGGTTCGCGAGACCGTCGTGGTTCGGCAGATCAATCGGACTCGTGGGCCCGCCGGGTTTCCCATCTCGAGCAAACGGACAGCCGAGGTCGTCCTCATCGTCCCCAGACCTGCAGAAAAGGTCCTGGTCCACACGAAGAGCTTCTATCCATCCGGCGTTTGGCGTCTTCCTACCGGGGGTCTCTGGCCGGACGAGACGATCGAGCATGCCTTCCTACGCGAGGGGATGGAGGAGACCGGGAATCCGCTGAAGCCCGTCCGCTTCCTCTTCCACCTCTGTTTCCGCTGGGAGGGCTCTCCCAAGGAGTTCCAGAGCTACGGATTCCTCACTTCTCCCGCGGAGGGACCTGTCGCGAGCCGCGATCCCCACGAGCAGATCACTGCCTTCCGCGACGTCGGCCGCAAGGAGTTCGCCTCTGTCATGGAGCGGCTCGAGACGTTGGCCGGGACGTGGACGGCCTGGGGCAAGTTCCGGGCGGCGCCCCACCGGGTGGTCCTGGGGTTGTGGCCGCGGGAAGGAGCGCTCACGGCGGAGCCCTTGAGGGAGCCTCCTACCGGCCTCGCTTGATCACGGCCTTCGAGAGGATGTGCCTCTGGATCTGGCTGGTTCCCTCGTAGATCTGGAAGATCTTCGCATCGCGCATGAGCTTCTCGACCGGGTACTCGCGGTTGTAACCGTAGCCTCCGAAGATCTGGACGGCGTCCGTCGTGACGCGCATGCAGGTGTCCGCCGCCATCAGCTTGGCGAGCGCGGCCTCTGCCTGGGCTGATTCTCCACGGTCGACGCGCCACGCCGCGCGCCAGACGAGAAGCCGGGAGGCCTCGACGTCGCGCGCCATTTCCGCGAGCATGAAGGCGATCGCCTGGTGCGAGGAGATCGGGACCCCGAATGTCATCCGCTCCTTGGCGTAGCGCACGGAGTGCTCGAGGGCGCTGCGGGCGACGCCGACGGCCGCAGCGGCGACG is a genomic window of Candidatus Eisenbacteria bacterium containing:
- a CDS encoding NUDIX hydrolase yields the protein RSGVKRNIQAQIQNLEDRYGAPVRETVVVRQINRTRGPAGFPISSKRTAEVVLIVPRPAEKVLVHTKSFYPSGVWRLPTGGLWPDETIEHAFLREGMEETGNPLKPVRFLFHLCFRWEGSPKEFQSYGFLTSPAEGPVASRDPHEQITAFRDVGRKEFASVMERLETLAGTWTAWGKFRAAPHRVVLGLWPREGALTAEPLREPPTGLA